Genomic DNA from Paenibacillus donghaensis:
ATGACCTCTCGCGGCTGCCCATGCTGCTGTTCTCCAAAGGCACCTGGTACCGCCGCCTGACCGACGACCTCTTCCAGCGCAGCGGAATCGAGCCGGATGTGCGGCTGGAGATCGACTCCTTCGAGGCGATCGTCCGGCTGCTGCCGACGATCAAAGCCGCCGCGCTGCTGCCGAAGTCCTATCTGCGGCCCGAGCTGCTGAATGGGGGCGGCCTCGTGTCGCTGTATATCAAGGAACTGGAGCAGACGCAGCGGACAACCTGCCTGATCTACCGCGACGACGGCGCCCTCAGCACCGCTGCACGCAGCCTGGTGCAGGTGACGGAGGAGATCTACCTGTCCAGACACGAATAACAGGCAAACACCCGGCAAGCACCCATATCGCTACGGATTAGCCTGCCAGGTGTTTGCGTGCCCGGGCGGTTATTCTATTATGCTCAGCTTGTTCTTACGAAATCGTATTAACGGAACTTGCCTGCATCAATGGCTGCTTGCTTCTCATCAAGGATTTCCTGGTAGCCTGCATCCAGGTAAGTCTTCTTGGCTGCTTCATAGGTGGCGTCGAATTCAGCTTCCGGAGCCAATACGACCTTCACGTACAGTTCCTGGAACAGCGTATTCAGGTCCGCTTTATACTCGTTTACCTTTTCAAGCACAACGTTGAACAGAGCATCCGGCGTGCGGAATTCCGCAACTTCATCATAATACTTCACTAAATCATCAGCAAGAGTCTCGTAGCCGGCCGGCGCCCAGTTGCGGAGATTAGCCGTGCGGGTTTTGGCCGCATCCGGATACTGCGCAATTTCGGTCACGAGGCCCCAGTAGTCCTTGTTATTGTTCTGTGCCAGGACAGATTCGCCTTTATAATCCGGATTCTTCAGAGCGATGCCGTCTGCGTCAAGCGTATAGTTCTCCCCTTCGATACCGTTCTGGAATTTGAACAGGTTCTCCGGCTGGCTGAGCCATTCAAGATACATCCAGACTGCAGCGCGTTCTTCAGGCGTAGATTCATAGTTAATCCCCATGATGAAGCCGAATGGCCAGTATGCGCGTCCTTGAGCCTTATTGCCTTCCGGAACACCTGCATAAGGAGGCACTACGGCAAATTCAGCATCCGGGTTGTTCTGCAGGGTAGCAGCAAAGACGTCCGTATTGTTGGCCAGATAGAAGTTAAAGTTACCCGTTTTGCCGGCAACGAATTCCGCTTTAACCTTAGGTTCGTCGTTACGCAGATAGAATTCTTTATCAATGAGGCCATTATTATATTGATAGTTCAGGTTACGCAAGTAAGCCTCTGTATCAGCGGTGGTCAGATCAGCCACACTAAGGTCGGAATACAGCGCACGGTATTTCGCGTCGACCGGCCATTCACGGAAGGCATAGTTAAAGTTGAAGAAGTTCTGCTGTAAGTTTCCGCTGGTCACACCTAGACCGGCTTCTTTCCATTTCACCAGCATCTCATTGTACTTCTCAAGCGAAGTCAAATCTTCAACCTTCATGCCAACCTTTTCAACCCAGTCCTTGCGGATAATGTTGACAAAGTTGTCGGCTTCAGGACGGGCGGCGAAGAAGAAGGTATTCTTCTCATCGACAACTCCATACTGCTTGATGGTTTCGCCCATGCTTTTCCAATAGGCAGGAGCATAATTCTCGATTTCAGCCCAGTCCAGCGGCTGCATAACATCCTCGCCGTAATAGGTAAGCGCTTGCGGCATATCGTAATGGAAGATGATATCAGGAGCTTTATGCGACGCCAGCAGCTGCTCGTAATCCGTTACTTCTTTGGAGCGGGTAATCGGCACGTAGTTTACTTCGATATTGTATTTGTCGCCAAATTCCGCTTGTACCCAGCGGGTATAATAGTTGTCGGACACATTCCAGCCCTCATACGCCCGTTCGTAGACCGGAATATCCAGAGAGACTTTCTTCTCGAAGCCCTTGGAGTAATCAGGAAAACTCCCTTCGGTCTGGTTCGTGGCTGCTGCTGTTTCTGCCGGGGCAGTGGTAGGCTCAGTGTTGGCATTCTTAGCGTTGTTATTTCCCCCGGAGCATCCGGCCAGCATACCGGCCGTCATGACAGATGCCATCATTAACGAAACCAATCTTTTTTTGTTCATCGCAATTCCCCCACTTTTAATTTTCGAATTCAATAGATTTGCTATATACTAGAGCGCAAGATTACTCCTTGACCGCGCCGAGCATAACACCTTGAACGAAGTATTTCTGGACAAAAGGATACACGCAGACAATAGGCAGGGTAGCAAATACAACAACTGATGCCTTAAGTACTTCCGGATTACTGAGCTGTACCTGGGTTGCTTCCAATTGGAAGCTTTCACTCGCCTGAATGACCAGATAATACAGCTTGAGCTGCAGCGGCCGCAGTGAGGTCTCATGCTTAATATAGAACAATGCATCCTGGTAAGCATTCCAGCGTCCAACCGCGTAGAAGAGAGAAAGTGTCGCCATAATCGGCTTGGACAACGGCAGAACAATGCTGAACAGGATTCGAAAATGCCCGGCACCGTCGATCCGCGCAGATTCTTCCAGACTTACGGGAATACCGCTCGTTAGTGAGGTCTTCATAATCAGCAGATTGAAGGCGCTGAACGACAACGGTAGAACCAGTGACCATATCGTATCCATCAGTCCCAGATTGTTAATGTTCATATAGTCCGGGATGATACCTCCACTAAAGTACATCGTGAACAGGAAGATGAAGGTGATTACCCTGCGGCCCTTAAATTGGGCTCTCGACAGCGGGTACGCGGCGCAGATGGTCAGAATCATCCCCAGAATAGTGAACAGTACGGTCACGATAACCGAGATGTACAATGAACGGAGTATACTGGCATCCGCGAAGATTTTCTTGTACGCTTCGATGGTGAAGCCCTGCGGCCACAGAAAGACCTTATTGGCAATGACAAAGGAGTCAGAGCTCAGGGATTTCGATACGACATGAATAAACGGCAACAGGCACACTAGCGAAGCTATGATTATGACGAGGCGGATCAGCAATTCCCAGATATCTATACGTCCTTTATGGGGTGCGGCAGGGTTGCCGGTTGTTGCTTTCATGGTTCCTCTCCTTTCTACAATATTCCATCCTCGCCGAGCTTCTTAGCTACGCGGTCAGCCATGATTACAAGAATAATACCGATGACGGACTGGAATAATCCAATGGCTGTCGCCCGGCTGAAATTGCCGCTCTCGATCCCCCAGCGGTATACCAGAACCGGTATGGTTGTTGTGAACTCTGTGGTGGCCTTATTCTGCAGAGAGTATATACGCTCGAATGAGCCGTCCATCACTTTCCCCAGGGCCATGATCAGCAAGGTCACAATGGTCGCACGGATGGAAGGAACGGTAATACTCCATACTTTTCTCCAGCGTCCTGCTCCATCGACGGTAGCCGCTTCATACATCTCAGGGTTAATCCCGCTCATGGCCGCCAGGTAGATAATGGTGCCCCAGCCCATACTCTGCCACACACCGATGGCCAGATAGCTGATCAGCCAGTTGTTGTCTTCCTGCAGGAACCGGATACGGTTACCGCCCATGAGTTCAATTAAATTGTTGACAACGCCGCCTCCCTCGCTAAGAAGCTGGTAAGCGATGGCCCCGATAATGACCCAGGACAGGAAGTGAGGCAAATACAGCAATGTTTGATTTACGCGTTTGAACTTTACACTTTTGACCTCATTCAGCAGCAGGGCCAGCACAATCGGCATCGTGAAGCTGAAGCAGAGGTCAAGAACGTTGAGCAGCAGCGTATTGCGGACGGCCCTGGCGAAATCAGGCTTGGAGAAGAGATCCCGGAAGACTTCGAACCCGACCCACTCACTGCCCCAGAAGCCTCTTGCAATCTTGTAGTCCTTAAAAGCGATTACAAGTCCTGTCATCGGCAAATATTTGAATACGATTACAAAAGCCAGCGGAAACAGTACGAGCAGATAAAGCTGCCAATCACGCCGTAAATAATACCCGATGCCCTGTTTCTTCTCTAATAGAGGGGCATAATTTGTTTTTGAAGCGCTTCCAACTTTCAAATTTTCACCTCCTGCCTCAAATGTTCTCCTTGCCAGCCTATGTTCACCGGCCCTGAGTTCTATGCTATCCCCTTTGCCTGATCTTGAAAATCATGAGTATTGATGATCACCATCAATTTTGATTGGGATGCGATTCCACCGGCATCCGCATCCTAATCATGATCAAATTTGATAGGCATTCGCAAAAATAAACCGCTTTCAATCTGGATGGACCAGATTGAAAGCGGTGCGGATATTCCCAAAAGTTTCTTCTAGGAGCTTTTGCTCTTAGCCGATTTGTAGCTGCTCGGCGGCATGCCTTCGTATTTGCGGAAAAAACGGTTGAAGCTCTGAACATTATAATAGCCAACCTCTGCTGCAATCTGCTTGATCGTCAGCTCGGTATCCAGCAGCAGCTCCTTGGCCTTCTCTATACGCAGCTGATTCACAAAATCTATCATGCTATTCCCGGTTTGCTCATACACGATCTTACGCATATAGGAGTAGCTGATGCCAATTTCCTTGGCCATATCCTCGAACACAATCTCTTCACGGTAATGTTCCTTCAAGTAATGAATGATCCGTTCCCCGTGATTGGTTTCACTGGTGCTGCGGTCAAGGCTCTGTACGATTTCACAGAAAAAATCATGCAGATATTCCTCCAGTTCGTCCAGTGTATCCAATGCGGCGAGAATGGAGTATACGTTGCCTCTGCCCATAATCATCCGTCCCGTGCCGATATGATTCTCGCGGAGGTGCTTGATAGTAGCCCCCATCAGCTGATAATAGATGAACATAATATTATCGTAGGAAATATTGTCTTCGGAAGAGATCTCGCTGCGGATGATCTGAAGCTCTTTGAATATCCCGCCCAGATTGCCGGCATCCAGAAAGTTGAGAATCCGCCGCTCGCTGCTTTCGGAATCGAGATATTTACGGCTGATCTCCTCTTCATCGTGCCAGTACATAATGCTTCCGGCACCATTAATCATCCGGCGCTTAATGACTTCCATCGCTTCAAATAGCCGCAGGGCAACCATTTCGGGTGCATCAGCCAAATCACTTACTCCGATCGTAACCGAATGTTCCAGTAATTCGAGCGACTCGTCCCGGATCTTCTCCAGCGCCTGATGAATCAGGACGCCCTTCTCCCCGCGCTCCTCCGGAGTAAAGTTCAGCACAATAACTATACAGCCGTCGTTATGATAGACACTGCGGGCCAATATCCCCTCGGGAAAACAGCTTTCGTACTTCGCATTGAGCAGATACCGGTGATAACTGCGTGTCTCCACATTGGTATTGCCCACATATCGTCTGTACTGGTCGATGGAGACAACGACGACTCTGTAACACGCTTCCGGAAAAGCCTCCGTGATCCGGGGCGGAATCTCACCGCGCAAAAGACGGTGAACGGCGAGACTGCGGGTATCCTGTTCACGCTCCTGCAGCAGCTGGAATAGACTTTCCTCCTCCTCCTGCATGCGTTTGAATGCCATGTCCAGGAAGGCAAGCTCATTTTTATTCACCACGCCCAAATCACTTTTGGAGCGTATCGTCCGCACCAGCTGCCTGAGGGGCCTTGACAGCCAGGTTGCCAGAAAGATGGCAAGTAGCGTCCCGAGTAGTATGATAGCACCGGTAAGCAGAATGATATTCCCCTGCATATCCCGTGATTTCATCATCAGCTCATCCATGGAGCTCCAGCTTACATTCCACCATCCGGACAATGCCGAGCGGCTCCATGCGTATACCATCCGGTTGCTATCCAGTTCGCGGAACGTATAGCCTTCACTTGATTCCTGGTTCAGTATCTCCTGAAGGAAGGGAAGCTTTAGGCCGTCGGAGAGCAGCAGTGACTGATCATTGAAGGAAATTACTTTGCCACCCGAGTCCAGCAGCAGGTAGTTGCTGTCGCCAACCTCTGTAGCATGCAGATATTTGCCGATCTGGCTCTCTCTCATGTTGACTACGATAATCCCGCGGGTGGTGGATGACAGACGATTGAGGGGATACACATACGATACAACATTGACGCCCGTCTCCAGCTTACGGGGAACCCACACACCGCTGATGCCTCTCCGTCCCTCAAGCGCTTCTGTGATCCATTCGATCGACTCATAACGCTCCAGCGTCGTGATGCTATTGTCAGTAGAAAACACATAATCCGAATCATTCAAATAAAAGTACGAAGAGTAAACACCGTCTACCCGGCGGTTCAAGTTCAGCAGCTCTTTCGTCACTGACAGCGCCAGGCTTACATTATTGTAATTGGAGTTAATTTCATCGTACGTCTCAAAGCTGCGGATGCGGTCAAAAATATTTGTGGCAGCCAAACGTGCCGTATCCTGTGCCAGGTTGCCGAGTGCGCTCTCGTTCAGCCTACGGTTGGCATTCAGCCCGGTGAGCGCGGATTCCCCGATGGCTGCCTCTGAGTTCCGTAATATCTGTGCCCCGCTATACCACGTGAGGATGGCTGTCGGAACGGCCATGATGCAGAACAGGATGAATGCCAGCTGCAGCATCACCGGTGTTTTTTTCATTTTTTGCTCCCCCTATTATTTCTACAGATACGGCAAAATATATATGATAACGCTTACATAAAGGTTTTTCAAACTATACTGTTATTTTAACATTTCAAGAAACATTATATATATGCTTAAGAAAATTATTCAACAAATTAGAAAAAAATTAAAGATGTTCCCGCAGCAAAATACCCGGATACAAGTCCGGGTATTTAAGGATTACAGGCACTTCACTTCACTTTACTCCACATTCACAGCCTCGTCCTCAAACCGCTCGATACTCTCATTGGAGCCGATCAAGACCATAATATCACCTTTATTCAAATGGTCATGCGCGGTAGGTGCCACGATAATGCTGTTATCCCCGCCGCCCTCGCGGTTGAGCGCAATAATGCTGCAGCCGTATTTGGCCCGTGTGTTCAGCTCGGAGAGGCTCTTGCCGTCCATGCATTCAGGCACAATCAGCTCCACAATCTTATAGTCCTTGGAAATTTCGATATAATCGAGCAGATTGGGCGTGACCAGCTGATGCGCCACACGGATGCCCATATCTTTTTCCGGAAAAATCACCCGGTCCACCCCCAGCCGCGACAACGCCCGTCCGTGCAGAATAGAAATCGCCTTGGCCACCACCTGCTTCACGCCCAGCTCCTTCAGCAGAATCGCAGCCAGAATGCTGCGTTCCATATTATCGCCAATCGCCACGATTCCGCAGTCGAAGTTGCGTACACCAAGCGAACGCATAATGCCCTCATCCGTCGCATCCGCCATTACGGCATGAGTCAGCTGGCCTTCCATCTCCTCTACGCGTTCCTCCTGATGATCGATGCCGAGCACTTCATAACCCAGCTCAATCAGCTCCAGGGCAAGACTCGAACCGAAACGGCCAAGACCAATTACTACAAATTGCTGTGGTTTCATTATCCGGTTAACTCCTTATCCAATAATCATTTTACCTTCGGGATACTTATATAAGACCTTACCCTGTTTCGGACCCAGTGCATATACCAATGTCAGCAATCCCAGCCTGCCGGCGAACATCGTCAGACAGATCAGGATTTTGCCGACAGACGAGAGCTCCGGGGTCATTCCCATACTTAAGCCCACCGTGGCAAAAGCAGACGTCGTCTCGAACAGAATCATCAGGAAATTAAAATCCTCTGTAGTGGACAGAATCATGGAAACCGAAACGATCAGCAGCAGGGCCAGCAGCGTAATTGTCAATGCCTTGAACACGCGCTCCTGGGCCAGGCGGTAGCGGAACAGTACAATGTCCTCACGACCACGCAGCATTGAAATCACCGCTCCGGCCATTAGGGTGAAGGTGGTCGTCTTAATCCCGCCGCCGGTCGAGCCTGGAGAGGCGCCGATAAACATCAGAATAATGGTGAAGAATTGCGAGGCCTGTCGCAGCCCGGCAATATCCAGTGTATTCGCCCCTGCCGTACGCGGCGTCACTGATTGGAAGAACGCGGCCAGCAGCTTGCCGCCGAAATTCAGACGGCCCAGCGTCAGCGGATTGGTGAACTCAAACATCAGAAATACCAAAGCGCCTATCACAATCAGCCCCCCTGTCGCCGACAATACCACCTTGCTATGCAGCGAGAGCCTGCGTTTGTGGCGGTAATCCATCAGGTCAGCCATCACAATAAAACCGATCCCGCCGGAAACGATCAGAAACATGACCACCAGATTCACCAGCGGATCATAGACGTAGCCCGTCAAGCTACGGTAATCGCCAAAAATATCAAAGCCGGCATTGTTGAACATCGAGATCGCGTGGAACACTCCGAAATATATCGCCCGTCCCAGCGGCATGTCAAATGCCCAGCGCACCGCCAGCAGCAGCGCGGCACTCCCTCGATTACCAGCGAATAGATCAGCACCCTGCGGATCAGCTTCACAATGCCTTCCATCGAGCCTTGGTTCATCGCTTCCTGAAGGATCAGCCTGTCCCTTAATGAAATTTTGCGTTTCAATACCAAAGCAAACAAGGTGGCCATGGTCATGAAACCCAGACCCCCGATTTGAATAAGCACCATAATGACAGTCTGTCCAAAAATGGTGAAGGAAGTCCCTGTATCCATTACTACAAGCCCGGTCACACAGGTTGCCGAGGTCGAGGTAAACAGGGCATCCATGAAGTTCAGGGCATACCCGCTTGTATTGGAGACCGGCAGCATCAACAGCAGCGTCCCAATCATGATAATGGCGGCGAATCCTAACACCAATATTTTGGGGGGGAGAGCTTCAGAAGCCTGAATGTAAACAACCTGCGAATCTGTGAAACCAAACTTCTCACCTTCACTTTCCTACAAACAATCTGCTAAACATTCTATCCATCGAATGATAGATTAGGCATACAAATTATAACCGTTATTTCCGTACATCACAAAAATATTTGACTTGATATTGTATGGTGAGAGGTGGTACACTCCATACATAAAGTGTATGGTTTACCTCCACACACTAACTTCTGGCCTTAATAAATATGTGTAGAAGGGAGATTCACATGGATCAAACCTTTGATCTGCTGCCGCAGCAGTTTCAGATTAACCCGTCGCTGCCGATTTATGAGCAGTTTGTCGCCGCGATCCGGGTGCGGGTTGTCAGCGGAATCATTCCTCCGGGGGTGCGCCTGCCTTCGGTAAGGGAGCTGGCCTCCGCCCGGGGAGTTAACCCCACCACGGCGGCAAGAACGTATCAGGAGCTGGAACGGATGGGCCTGATTGTCACGTACCGCGGCCAAGGAACCTTCGTTACTCAAGAGGAGGATATTATTATGGAAGCCCGCAAGGAGATTATTCGAGATGCCGTAAGCCAATTACAAGAGGTTGCCCGTTCGCTTGGTCTGACCGCCGAGCAGATGCTGCAGCTTGCCGAGGAGGAACAAGGATGATGATGAACTCACGCGATCTGTTGCTGCCGCAGGATATTCCCGCTGTTCAATGTGAAGCATTATCCCTTCATGTTAAGACAAAAAAGATTCTGGACGCCATAAGCTTCCAGATCCCCCAAGGAAGCATCACCGGCCTGCTCGGCCCGAACGGGGCCGGCAAATCCTCGCTGCTGCGGATTCTGGCCGGATTAACCCAGCCTGATTCCGGGACCGCACATATCTTCGGCAAGCCTGCGGGGGTAGATCAGCTTGGCCTGTTGTCCCTGCTGCCTGACCGCGGCCAGCTGCCGGGGTGGCTGACCGTAGAGCAATGGCTGTATTATGCCGGGGGTATCTACCCGGATTGGGATGACAGCCGGGCTGCACAGCTGCTGGAGCAGCTCAAAGTGCGGCAGGGTACAATGATCTCCACCCTCTCGCGGGGAGAAGAAGCAAGGCTGCAGCTGCTGACCTGCTTGTCCAGACAAGCTCCGCTGATTATTCTCGATGAGCCTTTTACAGGAGTGGATCTGATCTCACGGGAAGTGATTGCCTCCACAGTCGTTGGTGAGCTCGCCGACGGCACACGCACCTTCCTGATTGCCACCCATGATATCCGCGAGATGGAGCTGCTGTTTGACCGGCTGATTCTGATCGGCGGCGGACGGATTCAGGCGATTGAAGACGTGGATGCACTGCGCACGAGCGGCAAATCCGTGGAATCCCGCTACCGGGAGGTCTTCGCATGACTGCGCTGAAGCTATTAACCGGGCTGGAGTACAGCCGGTACGGTCTGTCTGGGCATGGGAGGAAACAGCAGTGGTTCCGATTTATCCTGATCCTCTGCATGGTGGTGATAGCTGCGTCTTATCTGCTGAGCAAGAATACAGCGCCTCGCGCCCCTTTTATCTCTGGCTCCCTGTTAATCTGGATACTATCCAGCAACTTTTCAATGTTGCATATGCTGAGAGAGCCTTACGCAGGCCATAAGGCATGGCTGCTGACCTTTCCTCACCCC
This window encodes:
- a CDS encoding ABC transporter permease, translated to MKVGSASKTNYAPLLEKKQGIGYYLRRDWQLYLLVLFPLAFVIVFKYLPMTGLVIAFKDYKIARGFWGSEWVGFEVFRDLFSKPDFARAVRNTLLLNVLDLCFSFTMPIVLALLLNEVKSVKFKRVNQTLLYLPHFLSWVIIGAIAYQLLSEGGGVVNNLIELMGGNRIRFLQEDNNWLISYLAIGVWQSMGWGTIIYLAAMSGINPEMYEAATVDGAGRWRKVWSITVPSIRATIVTLLIMALGKVMDGSFERIYSLQNKATTEFTTTIPVLVYRWGIESGNFSRATAIGLFQSVIGIILVIMADRVAKKLGEDGIL
- a CDS encoding carbohydrate ABC transporter permease; this translates as MKATTGNPAAPHKGRIDIWELLIRLVIIIASLVCLLPFIHVVSKSLSSDSFVIANKVFLWPQGFTIEAYKKIFADASILRSLYISVIVTVLFTILGMILTICAAYPLSRAQFKGRRVITFIFLFTMYFSGGIIPDYMNINNLGLMDTIWSLVLPLSFSAFNLLIMKTSLTSGIPVSLEESARIDGAGHFRILFSIVLPLSKPIMATLSLFYAVGRWNAYQDALFYIKHETSLRPLQLKLYYLVIQASESFQLEATQVQLSNPEVLKASVVVFATLPIVCVYPFVQKYFVQGVMLGAVKE
- a CDS encoding potassium channel family protein — its product is MKPQQFVVIGLGRFGSSLALELIELGYEVLGIDHQEERVEEMEGQLTHAVMADATDEGIMRSLGVRNFDCGIVAIGDNMERSILAAILLKELGVKQVVAKAISILHGRALSRLGVDRVIFPEKDMGIRVAHQLVTPNLLDYIEISKDYKIVELIVPECMDGKSLSELNTRAKYGCSIIALNREGGGDNSIIVAPTAHDHLNKGDIMVLIGSNESIERFEDEAVNVE
- a CDS encoding ABC transporter substrate-binding protein, producing the protein MNKKRLVSLMMASVMTAGMLAGCSGGNNNAKNANTEPTTAPAETAAATNQTEGSFPDYSKGFEKKVSLDIPVYERAYEGWNVSDNYYTRWVQAEFGDKYNIEVNYVPITRSKEVTDYEQLLASHKAPDIIFHYDMPQALTYYGEDVMQPLDWAEIENYAPAYWKSMGETIKQYGVVDEKNTFFFAARPEADNFVNIIRKDWVEKVGMKVEDLTSLEKYNEMLVKWKEAGLGVTSGNLQQNFFNFNYAFREWPVDAKYRALYSDLSVADLTTADTEAYLRNLNYQYNNGLIDKEFYLRNDEPKVKAEFVAGKTGNFNFYLANNTDVFAATLQNNPDAEFAVVPPYAGVPEGNKAQGRAYWPFGFIMGINYESTPEERAAVWMYLEWLSQPENLFKFQNGIEGENYTLDADGIALKNPDYKGESVLAQNNNKDYWGLVTEIAQYPDAAKTRTANLRNWAPAGYETLADDLVKYYDEVAEFRTPDALFNVVLEKVNEYKADLNTLFQELYVKVVLAPEAEFDATYEAAKKTYLDAGYQEILDEKQAAIDAGKFR
- a CDS encoding GntR family transcriptional regulator, with product MDQTFDLLPQQFQINPSLPIYEQFVAAIRVRVVSGIIPPGVRLPSVRELASARGVNPTTAARTYQELERMGLIVTYRGQGTFVTQEEDIIMEARKEIIRDAVSQLQEVARSLGLTAEQMLQLAEEEQG
- a CDS encoding ABC transporter ATP-binding protein, yielding MMMNSRDLLLPQDIPAVQCEALSLHVKTKKILDAISFQIPQGSITGLLGPNGAGKSSLLRILAGLTQPDSGTAHIFGKPAGVDQLGLLSLLPDRGQLPGWLTVEQWLYYAGGIYPDWDDSRAAQLLEQLKVRQGTMISTLSRGEEARLQLLTCLSRQAPLIILDEPFTGVDLISREVIASTVVGELADGTRTFLIATHDIREMELLFDRLILIGGGRIQAIEDVDALRTSGKSVESRYREVFA
- a CDS encoding helix-turn-helix domain-containing protein, whose product is MKKTPVMLQLAFILFCIMAVPTAILTWYSGAQILRNSEAAIGESALTGLNANRRLNESALGNLAQDTARLAATNIFDRIRSFETYDEINSNYNNVSLALSVTKELLNLNRRVDGVYSSYFYLNDSDYVFSTDNSITTLERYESIEWITEALEGRRGISGVWVPRKLETGVNVVSYVYPLNRLSSTTRGIIVVNMRESQIGKYLHATEVGDSNYLLLDSGGKVISFNDQSLLLSDGLKLPFLQEILNQESSEGYTFRELDSNRMVYAWSRSALSGWWNVSWSSMDELMMKSRDMQGNIILLTGAIILLGTLLAIFLATWLSRPLRQLVRTIRSKSDLGVVNKNELAFLDMAFKRMQEEEESLFQLLQEREQDTRSLAVHRLLRGEIPPRITEAFPEACYRVVVVSIDQYRRYVGNTNVETRSYHRYLLNAKYESCFPEGILARSVYHNDGCIVIVLNFTPEERGEKGVLIHQALEKIRDESLELLEHSVTIGVSDLADAPEMVALRLFEAMEVIKRRMINGAGSIMYWHDEEEISRKYLDSESSERRILNFLDAGNLGGIFKELQIIRSEISSEDNISYDNIMFIYYQLMGATIKHLRENHIGTGRMIMGRGNVYSILAALDTLDELEEYLHDFFCEIVQSLDRSTSETNHGERIIHYLKEHYREEIVFEDMAKEIGISYSYMRKIVYEQTGNSMIDFVNQLRIEKAKELLLDTELTIKQIAAEVGYYNVQSFNRFFRKYEGMPPSSYKSAKSKSS